A stretch of DNA from Ranitomeya variabilis isolate aRanVar5 chromosome 1, aRanVar5.hap1, whole genome shotgun sequence:
tgtatgtactgtgtattatggaAGTGTGTGATGTatgctgtgtattatggaggtgtgtgatgtatatactgtgtattatggaggtgtgtgatgtatatgctgtgtattatggaggtgtgtgatgtatgtactgtgtattatggaggtgtgtgatgtatatactgtgtattatgtaggagtgtgatgtatgtgctgtgtattatggaggtatgTGATGTATGGAGTGTGTATTGTGGAGGTATGTGATGTAGATTATGGATGTATATGAGGTATGTggtgtgtattatggaggtgtgtgatgtatgctgtgtattatggaggtgtgtgatgtatgtgctgtgtattatggaggtgtgtgatgtatgtgctgtgtattgaggtgtgtgatgtatgctgtgtattatggaggtgtgtgatgtatgtactgtgtattatggaggagtgtgatgtatatactgtgtattatgtaggagtgtgatgtatatactgtgtattatgtaggagtgtgatgtatatactgtgtattatggaggtatgtgatgtatgtactgtgtattatggaggtgtgtgatgcatggagtgtgtattatggaggtgtgtgatgtatgctgtgtattatggaggtatgtgatgtatgtactgtgtattatggaggtgtgtgatgtatgtactgtgtattatggaggggtgtgatgtatatactgtgtattatgtaggagtgtgatgtatgtactgtgtattatggaggagtgtgatgtatatactgtgtattatgtaggagtgtgatgtatatactgtgtattatgtaggagtgtgatgtatatactgtgtattatggaggggtgtgatgtatgtgctgtgtattatggaggtatgtgatgtatgtactgtgtattatggaggtgtgtgatgtatgtactgtatgttatggaGGTGTgtggtgtatatactgtgtattatggaggtatgtgatgtatgtactgtgtattatggaggtatgtgatgtatgtactgtgtattatggaggtgtgtgatgtatgtactgtatgttatggaggtgtgtgatgtatgctgtgtattatggaggtgtgtgatgtatgtactgtgtattatggaggggtgtgatgtatatactgtgtattatggaggtgtgtgatgtatggagggtgtattatggaggtgtgtgatgtatgtactgtgtattatggaggtgtgtgatgtatatactgtgtattatgtaggagtgtgatgtatgtactgtgtattatggaggagtgtgatgtatatactgtgtattatgtaggagtgtgatgtatatactgtgtattatgtaggagtgtgatgtatatactgtgtattatggaggtgtgtgatgtatatactgtgtattatggaggtgtgtgatgtatgtactgtgtattatggaggggtgtgatgtatgtgctgtgtattatggaggtatgtgatgtatgtactgtgtattatggaggtgtgtgatgtatgtactgtatgttatggaGGTGTgtggtgtatatactgtgtattatggaggtgtgtgatgtatgtactgtgtattatggaggggtgtgatgtatatactgtgtattatggaggtgtgtgatgtatggagggtgtattatggaggtgtgtgatgtatgtactgtgtattatggaggtgtgtgatgtatatactgtgtattatgtaggagtgtgatgtatatactgtgtattatggaggtgtgtgatgtatatactgtgtattatggaggtgtgtgatgtatatactgtgtattatggaggggtgtgatgtatgtgctgtgtattatggaggtgtgtgatgtatgctgtgtattatggaggtgtgtgatgtatggagtgtgtattatggaggtgtgtgatgtatgctgtgtattatggaggtgtgtgatgtatgtgctgtgtattatgGCGGTATGTGATGTATGGAGTGTGTATTGTGGAGGTATGTGATGTAGATTATGGATGTATATGAGGTATGTGGTGTGTATTATGGTGGTTGTCCTTCTCTTTACTTGCTACATGTCCGGATCTCGCCCTGTAACATACTTGTTATTTTGCAGTGGGAGGTTTGGATGAACTGACCCGGAGATTCAGTAAGAACCTTGTTCAGTATGGGCTGTGCCGAGTCCATGACCCGAATACCGGGGTGCAGAGGGTCGTCCTCATACACTGGGTATGTACCCCATGCGTGTGTGCTCCAGAACATAGACCAATAACCACAGGTAGTGAAACCCAACTGTGACCAATCACAACTTGTGTAGCCCGTGTGCTTCTTGTGTACCTCAAACACTAGTCCCACTGCATGTACCCCAATATTGCCATATATCATGTGGGTCTATAGCCTGGATCATGAGGAGCCCAAGACCCAACCTCTATGTATGGAAGTTGGGGTAAGAGTGGTGGTCCTGTGGATAGAATTGGCAGGATGTATGTTGTGGTTGGTGGTTGTAGAGACACAGTGGGGGTCACTGGTAGTGGGGATCTCCACCCCCATGCATGCTTATGGTTTCTGTGCCTGGCAGGTCGGGGATAACGTGGACATGTCCCGGAGAGAAGTCACTGCTCAGCATCTTCCCTCCATCCGCAGATTCTTCAAGGTGAGGAACTTCAGTATTTGGTGGGTTTTAGGGTAGTGACCAGTTATGGTGGCTGATTAGTTCACATTGACGTCTGGTGTACTTCTCGATTGATTTGTTGTGATTTTTATCCTAAATCTGAGGTGGTCCTACCCTCCTGGCTGACCCCGTGTCTCTTCTTTCTGCTCCTTCAGGAGGCAAATGTGCTACTGGGTGCCCAGAAGGTTGAAGATGTCACTCAGGAGCAAGTTGCACAGGCTCTGAGCCGGGTACCACCACCTGCAAGGGCTTTCCAGAGACCCCGGATCGCTGGCTCTCGTGAGGTGGTGGTAAGTCCTAATTTGGTTGAACTAATCAGACTAAAAGGATTACTAAAGGGCCGGGTAGGACTTATTAGACTGGTGCGAATCCTTGGGCTGGTGGGATGGCATCTCTGGATGTTATATGTAGTAGTTTCTGATAAATTGATGTATTCAGGGTACAAACTACATGAAGACGAACCCGGCGGCGGAGATGAAGATCAGCAGGAGGGAGGCGTTCTGGCAGAGGTCAGAGGTGAGTGTCCATGGATGGGATCGGGCCGCTCCTGGGaggactctaagggtactgtcacacagtaccattttgatcgctacgacggtacgattcgtgacgttccagcgatatccatacgatatcgcagtgtctgacacgcagcagcgatcagggatcctgctgagaatcgtacgtcgtagcagatcgtatggaactttctttcgtcgcttgatctcccgctgacatcgctggatcgttgtgtgtgacagcgatccagcgatgcgttcgcttgtaaccagggtaaacatcgggtaactaagcgcagggccgcgcttagtaacccgatgtttaccgtggttaccagcgtaaacgtaaaaaaaccaaacagcacatacttacattccggtgtctgtcctccggcgtctcagcttctctgcactgtgagcgccggccagccagaaagcgagcacagcggtgacgtctgacgtcaccgctctgctttccggctctgctgcttacacagtgcagagaagcagaacgccggggacagacaccggaatgtaagtatgtactgtttggtttttttacgtttacgctggtaaccagggtaaacatcgggttactaagcgaggccctgcgcttagtaacccgatgtttaccctggttacccggggacttcggcatcgctccagcgccgtgattgcaacgtgtgaccgcagtctacgacgctggagcgataatcatacgacgctgcgacgtcacgaatcgtgccgtcgtagcgattaaaatggtactgtgtgacggtacccttaggcactaGACTCCTTGTGTCAACGTTTATAGAAAAGATGAACACTTGTACCATGCCACTAATGGGGTGCCTTTACGACCCTATTATATAAAGGTGACACTGATTATTGTGCAGAGAGAAGAGGAACGGAGGAAGGAGATGGAGCGGATGAGGCTGCAAGAAGAGCGGCTTAACCTGGAGCGAGACCGCATCCAGAGAGAGAGACTGGAAGAAGAGGAACGAGATCGTCGTATCCAGGAGAAGGAGAAACTGGTGGAGGAGCAGAGGTAACTGCTGGGATAGGATTATATACAGTATCACTTGTGATACTGCATCTAATCCGTACATGCATGATGGTATATTTACTGTATCTAACCTGACCACGTCTTGCAGTATTACCCAGGATCAGATGCTGTATCTAATGTCACCATTAATTATACCATATTTACGCTATCTAACCTTATGACATGTAATATTGTCATGGTGGCCTTTCTGGATTGATCAGCGTTGCCCCGTTTCTGTACAGGAAGGAGCAGGCGAGGATGGAGGCTGAGCGCCGGAGGCTTGAGAAGGAACGCTGGGTGAGAGGATCCAAGACGGGACAATTCCCTCTCTCCTCGACAGATATCACTATGCCTATCTACCTAAAGGGTTCCCTGCTCTAGTTCTGCAGGGGGCACTTACCTTTTGTGCATATCTATCTGTCCTACCCTTATCGCAGGGTTTCCCTCTCTCCTTCTGCATGGACTCTTGCCTCCTGTAAACATCTCTCCGTCCTGCCCCTCCTGTGGAGTTTCCATCTCTGTAGCAGGGGCTCTTATCTATTGTACAGATTTTGTCAAGTCTTCCCATCTATAGGGTTTTCCTCTTTCTTCCTGCAGGGGCTTTTTACCATCTGCAGACATCTCTTGGTCCCACCTCTCCGGCAGTGTTTCCTTGTTCCTGCAGGGGCTCTTGCTGCCTGTGTACGTCTCTTCATGCTTTCCTGTCTCCCGGTCATGCCCCCTCTGTAGGATTTTCCTTTCTCATCCTGCAGGAGCTCTTTCTTCCTGTGAACatctctttcctctctccccatgcAGGGGCTCTTACTGCCTGTTCATATCTCTGTCCTGTCCCTCCAGCAGAGCTTCCCTTTCTCTTCCTGCAGGAGCTCTTTCTTCCTGTACACATTTCTCTGTCCCACCCCTCCTGTGGGGTTTTCCCTCTCTCAGGGGCTCTTTCCTCCTGTACATTTCCCTTTGTGCCGCCCCTCCAGCAGGAATTCTCACTCTCCTTCTTCAGCAGCTTTTTCCTCCTGTGGGGTTTTCCTCTCTTTCCCTGCAGGGGCTCTTACTGCATCTTCCCATCTCTCTGCCTCACCTCTCCTGCAGGGATTCTCACTCTTCTTGTAGAAGCACTTTCCTCTTTTACACATATTTCTAAGCCTCTCCATTCTCCTCTCCTCCTTCAGGGTCCCTTTCTTTCTGTAGACATCTCTCTGACCCATCCATTCCAAGGGGTTTCCCTTTCTCCTCTTTCAGGGGCTCTTTCCTCTTACACACATATCCTCCATGCCTCCCCACCATAAGTGATACTCGCTCTCCTCTTTCAGGGGCTCTTTCCTCTTATACACATGTCTCCTCCATGCCTCCCCACCATAAGGCATTCTCACTCTCCTCCTTCAGGGGCTCTTTCCTCTTATACACGTCTCCTCCATGCCTCCCCACCATAAGGGATTCTCACTCTCCTCCTTCAGGGGCTTTCTTCCTGTACACGTCTCCTCCATGCCTCCCCACCATAAGGGATTCTCACTCTCCTCCTTCAGGGGCTCTTTCTTCCAGTACACGTCTCCTCCATGCCTCCCCACCATAAGGGATTCTCACTCTCCTCCTTCAGGGGCTCTTTCCTCTTATACACGTCTCCTCCATGCCTCCCCACCATAAGGGATTCCCCCTCTCCTCCTTTAGAGGCTCTTTCTTCCTGTACATGTCTTCTCCATGCCTCCCCACCATAACGGATTCTCACTCTCCTCCTTCAGAGGCTCTTTCTTCCTGTACATGTCTCCTCCATGCCTCCCCACCATAAGGGATTCTCGCTCTCCTCCTTCAGAGGCTCTTTCTTCCTGTACACATCTCCATGTCTCCCCACCATAAGGGATTCTCACTCTCCTCCTTCAGAGGCTCTTTCTTCCTGTACACATCTCCATGTCTTCCCACCATAAGGGATTCTCGCTCTCCTCCTTCAGAGGCTCTTTCTTCCTGTACATGTCTCCTCCATGCCTCCCCACCATAAGGGATTCTCAGTCTCCTCCTACAGGGGCTCTTTCCTCTTATACACGTCTCCTCCATGCCTCCCCACCATAAGGGATTCTCGCTCTCCTCCTTCAGAGGCTCTTTCTTCCTGTACACATGTCTCCTCCATGCCTCCCCACCATAAGGGATTCTCATTCTCCTCCTTCAGGGGCTCTTTCCTCTTATACACATCTCCTCCATGCCTCCCCACCATAAGGGATTCTCACTCTCCTCCTTCAGAGGCTCTTTCTTCCTGTACACATCTCAATGTCTCCCCACCATAAGGGATTCTCACTCTCTTCCTTCAGGGGCTCTTTCCTATTATACACGTCTCCTCCATGCCTCCCCACCATAAGGGATTCTCACTCTCCTCCTTCAGAGGCTCTTTCCTCTTATGCACATGTCTACTCCATGCCTCCCCACCAAAAGGGATTCTCACTCTCCTCCTTCAGGGGCTCTTTCTTCCTGTACATGTCTCCTCCATGCCTCCCCACCATAAGGGATTCTCACTCTCTTCCTTCAGGGGCTCTTTCCTCTTATGCACATGTCTCCTCCATGCCTCCCCACCAAAAGGGATTCTCACTCTCCTCCTTCAGGGGCTCTTTCTTCCTGTACATGTCTCCTCCATGCCTCCCCACCATAAGGGATTCTAGCTCTCCTCCTTCAGGGGCTCTTTCTTCCTGTACATGTCTCCTCCATGCCTCCCCACCATAAGGGATTCTCACTCTCCTCCTTCAGAGGCTTTTTCTTCCTGTACACATCACAATGTCTCCCCACCATAAGGGATTCTCACTCTCTTCCTTCAGGGGCTCTTTCCTCTTATACACATGTCTCCTCCATGCCTCCCCACCATAAGGGATTCTCACTCTCCTCCTTCAGAGGCTCTTTCCTCTTATGCACATGTCTCCTCCATGCCTCCCCACGAAAAGGGATTCTCACTCTCCTCCTTCAGAGGCTCTTTCTTCCTGTACATGTCTCCTCCATGCCTCCCCACCATAAGGGATTCTAGCTCTCCTCCTTCAGGGGCTCTTTCTTCCTGTACATGTCTCCTCCATGCCTCCCCACCATAAGGGATTCTCACTCTCTTCCTTCAGGGGCTCTTTCCTATTATACACGTCCCCTCCATGCCTCCCCACCATAAGGGATTCTCACTCTCTTCCTTCAGGGGCTCTTTCCTATTATACACGTCTCCTCCATGCCTCCCCACCATAAGGGATTCTCATTCTCCTCCTTCAGGGGCTCTTTCCTCTTATACACATCTCCTCCATGCCTCCCCACCATAAGGGATTCTCACTCTCTTCTTTCAGAGGCTCTTTCCTCTTATGCACATGTCTCCTCCATGCCTCCCCACCAAAAGGGATTCTAGCTCTCCTCCTTCAGGGGCTCTTTCTTCCTGTACATGTCTCCTCCATGCCTCCCCACCAAAAGGGATTCTAGCTCTCCTCCTTCAGGGGCTCTTTCTTCCTGTACATGTCTCCTCCATGCCTCCCCACCATAAGGGATTCTCACTCTCCTCCTTCAGGGGCTCTTTCTTCCTGTACATGTCTCCTCCATGCCTCCCCACCATAAGGGATTCTCATTCTCCTCCTTCAGAGGCTCTTTCTTCCTGTACACATCTCAATGTCTCCCCACCATAAGGGATTCTCACTCTCTTCCTTCAGAGGCTCTTTCCTCTTATGCACATGTCTCCTCCATGCCTCCCCACCAAAAGGGATTCTAGCTCTCCTCCTTCAGGGGCTCTTTCTTCCTGTACATGTCTCCTCCATGCCTCCCCACCATAAGGGATTCTCACTCTCCTCCTTCAGGGGCTCTTTCCTTCTCTACATATCTTTGTCTCACCCCTTTTGCACTGTTTCCTTTGCTTTTGCCTCCCACTTTGGGAATAACTTGGAAGGTCGGTTTATATTGCAGGCACAGCAACAGAAGGAATACGAGGAAGAGTTGAAGGGACGCTTTAGGCGCAGTCAATCCATTGAGATGGCCGCGGTGAGTGACTCCACAGAGTTAAGCCTTTCCCCACTCTATATGGTGACCTCAGATACTCATCGATCACCCCACCTAATACAGAATTAGAAGATCATCCCGCTCTGTTTAATGTCGGTTACTATATGGTGCCATAACAGGTGTACTGCACACATCGCCCTCCATCTCAGTCCATCTAAGTCAGGGTCAACAGGAACCATGGTATTGTCCATAATATTCCCACAGGAAGCTGCTGCTCTGGTGTCTGGCCGATCACTGCACCCGCGGGATTTCTTCCGTCAGCATGACCGTTCTGTGTCCACCTCCTTCTCGCCTCCATCCACACCTAGCTCCCCATCGAAAGCCTCCTCAGGTGAGTACCACCCTGGCGCTAAATGTATGATATCACATATAATATCACATAATGAACAGGCAGATGATGCTGGTTCATGTGACTACCGACACCCCTGCTCGCCATAGCAAAGAGCAGTGTGACCATTGTGTCCCCTCCGTTATTGGCCTTTATAGTGATACTTAAGGAGAAAGAGGGCCATGGTGGGAAAGGGGTATGTTGCCCTCCTGTGCGGAGCCGGTAGCCTTTGCAGGTCTTGACgtgcttatttttttcctttcagggTTCTTCCACAGGACGACGCCCCGTTATCAGCGCAGTGTGACAGAATCCATCCTGACACCAACGAGCAGGAGTCCAACCTTCTTCCAGGGTTTCCAAAAAAGAGATTCCTTCCAGGCCATTTCCCCCAGCATCCCTCAGCCGTGCTCCCCTGCCTTCATCTTCTCCAAGTCTCCTCTGCCAGGCCCATCTCCAAAGGTGGATTCCTTACCGTCATTTATCCCTCCTCCGATAACTGCTTCTCGAGTGACCCCAACACAAATCATAGGAGGTCCTCCACCTCCTCACAGCTCCCACACCTCTCCCAGACCCAGCTCCAGTGATGCACCCTTCAGAGCTGAATATGTAACCATTAGTCCAGCGGGGCACAGCGCTGACACCCTGGTCACCAATGTCCAGGAAAGACCCCACCATGAAGAACGCCATAGTGGGGAAGCTCCTGCCCGGTTAGGCAGTTTGTACCGAGCTGAACTGGTGCCAGTGGACTCTCCAGCAACATCCCGTCCTGAGCAGCAGGAAGTCCCAAATAAAGCAGCAAAATCCCCAACAAGTTTCACAGGTGAAAGACTGACCGCAATAAAGGCCACAGTGTCTGTATCCTCACCAGTGACGGAGATCGCATTCACTTATCCCTCACCGATCCCAGAGGCCAGAATATCTGCATCACCACTAAATACACAAACAACAGTATCCATCCCTCCATCTGTTCTTCAGGATATACCATCAATTACTCCATCTGCTGCAGAAGTTAAGACACCCTCTCTAACTGGACAGGTCTTGTCTTCTGCTTTGATCTCTCAAGATAGGACCTTAAACGTCAATTCTCTCACTAATGAAACCGCCCTGTCCACCGACTCATATGAACCCAAGATGTCTATTGGATCGACATCTCTGGTGTCTTTGTTAGCTCCAATTCCTTACACTCCCTATTCATCTACTAGAGCCTCAGTCTTACCAATATCTGCCCGCCCACTTATTGACAGTGTTCATGGGTATCAGCCACATGTTCCACATGTCACAGAGGCTTTACCAGTCTTTACTTCCATCCTGTCAGAAAGACTACCTAAACCTCAGCCCGGTCCGACTCAAACAGAAGCTCCACTAGTGGTCCCTGTGCCATTATTGGATTCCCTTCCTGTCTGTAATTCTTCTACACCTCAGCCCACGTATGACCACATTGACCTTCCAGAATCTTTAACTCAGTCTATGGTTCTTCCTGTGACAGTCTCATCAGACTATCAACCAAACCCCAATATTCCTTTACCATATTCTTCCTCCACCCTTCCCAGCAGGAACTCACCACAGTCTGAAGCAAGCCTTGATAATCCTTTACCATGGTCTTCTACAGCCTCCAGCCTTCCCAGCAGAAGCTCACCACAATCTGAGCCAGGCCACGAAATTCTTCTACCGTGGTCGTCTTCAATATCCTCCAGCCTTACCAGCAGAAGCTCCCCACAAACTGAACTGAGCAACAATATTACTCTACCATGTTCTTCCTCCACATCTTCTAGCCTTCCCAATAGCAGCTCACAATCTGAACTAAGCACTGATATTCCTCTACCATTGTCTTCTTTAACGTCCTCCAGCCTTCCCAGCAGGAGCTCCCCACAATCTGAACTGAGCACGAATATTACTCTACAATGTTCTTCCTCCACATCTTCCAGCCTTCCCAGTATGAGCTTACCACAATCTATACCAACCACCGATATTCCTCTACCATGTTCTTCCACATCTTCCAGCAGAAACTCAACACAATCTGAACTAAACACGGATATTCCTCTACAATGGTCTTCTTCCACATCCTTCAGCCTTCCCAGCAAGGGCTTACCACAGTCTGAATCCAGCAATAATCAAACCAAAGTGTTGTCTCCTGATGAGAGTCAGCCCAATAATATCATTAGTGGCGATCTACTTCCAGAGTCATTGTCAGTATCTCTACCCATTGCTTTTCAGCCCTTATCTGAATTACAACCATGTCATATCCAAGTTGATAGTCCAACCATAGGCTCTCCAACAGAATTTTTGTTGCTTGGTGAGTCTCAGCTCTATAATCAAAATAGTGATCCTCAATTGCTGGAATATCCTCCTGAATTTCTTTCTTGTGACATTGGAATCTCAGCCGAGTCTGACCCTAATAATATCCAAACAGATATTCTCATAACACAATCTTCATCTTCAACCATTCCCATTAATATTTCAGCTGAATTTCAATCAAAGCCTTTACTTATATCTACTGGATTTCAAGTAACTAACATCCAGGATAGTATTCCATTAGTAGAGCCTCTGTCTTCATCCTTTATCAACGAGCGCTCAACAGACGCACAATCAAATAATATTGTAGCCGATAATCCATTAATAAAGCCCACACTGGGATCTTCAGGACCACAACCAGGACCACAGGACCTTAGAAGTATCCAAGATGATATTCTGTTAATAGAGCCTCTATTTGGATCTTCATCCTCTCATCCTGAAAGCTCATCTGAACCTCCATTATTTAGTATCCAAGATGAGTCTTTACTGGAACCCCAATCCTTTTCCAATGAAGGCTACTCTGGACCTGACCTCTCAATATTAGAGCCTCCACCTGTATCTTCAGCTTTTCCATCTGAGAACTTAACCGAACCTCAATTAAGTAATAGTCAAGTGGAGTCTTTAGCAGAACCATCAACCATTACCACCTCCACTGACTCTACTGGACCAAATGTCCAAGCTGATATTCCATTAATAGAAACCTTACCTGAATCTTTACCTCTGACTCCTGAGGGCTTAACCAAACCTCCATTAATTAACTTCCAAGCTGAGCCTTCATGTAAACCCCCATCCACTACCACTGCAGTCTGCTCTGCACCTCAACTAAATAACCAAGCCTATATGCCATTAATCGAACCTCTTTCTGTATCTTCATCCATTCTTCCTGGGAGCTTAGCAGAACCTCAATCAAATAATATCCAATCTCAATCTTTAGCTGAACTCCCATTTATTACCAACGGAGCTTACCCTGAACTTCAACTAAATAAAGACGAAGCAGACATTCCATTAGTAGAGCCTTTGCCTGTTTCTTCAGTCCTTCCTATTGAGAGATCTTCTGGACCTCAGTCAAATAATATTGAAGCTGATTCTTTACCTGACCCCCCATTGCGTTCCACAGCCGACTCTCCTGGACCTCAGCTAAATAATGTACAAACTGAGTCTTTACCAGAATCACCACCTGTTACCAATGAAGGCTCTGCTGGATGTCAACTAAATATTGTCAGAGCCGATACTGCATTAGTGGAGGTTTCACTCGGTTCCCCATCCTCTCCCACCAAGAGCTCAACAGAACCTCAGATTTATGGTATGCCAGAATCCTCAACTTGTACCTCTACCAAGAGTCCGAGAGATCCTCACTTAAATACTATCCAAGCAGATATTCAATTATTGGAGTCCTCACCTGTTTTATTATTTGCATCTGAACCTATCGCTCTATCTCCAGAGTCTTCTCTTTTATCAATTCAATCCACGAGCTCATCTGAGTCTCATCCAAGTGATGTTCTAGCTGACAATCCACTAACGGGTTCTTCACCTCTACCCACTGAACACTACTACGAATCTCAGCCCAATAGAGGGTCAACTGACATACAACAAGCAGAAGTCTTACCCAGATCTTCACCTCAACCCACTGAGGACTACTCCAAATTTCAACGCAATGATATGCAAACTGACATACAGCTAGCAGAAATCTT
This window harbors:
- the LOC143793463 gene encoding uncharacterized protein LOC143793463, which produces MTALNLDTYSLSLITAREDIISARSSTDWAVFTYEKKWSLKLLDSGVGGLDELTRRFSKNLVQYGLCRVHDPNTGVQRVVLIHWVGDNVDMSRREVTAQHLPSIRRFFKEANVLLGAQKVEDVTQEQVAQALSRVPPPARAFQRPRIAGSREVVGTNYMKTNPAAEMKISRREAFWQRSEREEERRKEMERMRLQEERLNLERDRIQRERLEEEERDRRIQEKEKLVEEQRKEQARMEAERRRLEKERWAQQQKEYEEELKGRFRRSQSIEMAAEAAALVSGRSLHPRDFFRQHDRSVSTSFSPPSTPSSPSKASSGFFHRTTPRYQRSVTESILTPTSRSPTFFQGFQKRDSFQAISPSIPQPCSPAFIFSKSPLPGPSPKVDSLPSFIPPPITASRVTPTQIIGGPPPPHSSHTSPRPSSSDAPFRAEYVTISPAGHSADTLVTNVQERPHHEERHSGEAPARLGSLYRAELVPVDSPATSRPEQQEVPNKAAKSPTSFTGERLTAIKATVSVSSPVTEIAFTYPSPIPEARISASPLNTQTTVSIPPSVLQDIPSITPSAAEVKTPSLTGQVLSSALISQDRTLNVNSLTNETALSTDSYEPKMSIGSTSLVSLLAPIPYTPYSSTRASVLPISARPLIDSVHGYQPHVPHVTEALPVFTSILSERLPKPQPGPTQTEAPLVVPVPLLDSLPVCNSSTPQPTYDHIDLPESLTQSMVLPVTVSSDYQPNPNIPLPYSSSTLPSRNSPQSEASLDNPLPWSSTASSLPSRSSPQSEPGHEILLPWSSSISSSLTSRSSPQTELSNNITLPCSSSTSSSLPNSSSQSELSTDIPLPLSSLTSSSLPSRSSPQSELSTNITLQCSSSTSSSLPSMSLPQSIPTTDIPLPCSSTSSSRNSTQSELNTDIPLQWSSSTSFSLPSKGLPQSESSNNQTKVLSPDESQPNNIISGDLLPESLSVSLPIAFQPLSELQPCHIQVDSPTIGSPTEFLLLGESQLYNQNSDPQLLEYPPEFLSCDIGISAESDPNNIQTDILITQSSSSTIPINISAEFQSKPLLISTGFQVTNIQDSIPLVEPLSSSFINERSTDAQSNNIVADNPLIKPTLGSSGPQPGPQDLRSIQDDILLIEPLFGSSSSHPESSSEPPLFSIQDESLLEPQSFSNEGYSGPDLSILEPPPVSSAFPSENLTEPQLSNSQVESLAEPSTITTSTDSTGPNVQADIPLIETLPESLPLTPEGLTKPPLINFQAEPSCKPPSTTTAVCSAPQLNNQAYMPLIEPLSVSSSILPGSLAEPQSNNIQSQSLAELPFITNGAYPELQLNKDEADIPLVEPLPVSSVLPIERSSGPQSNNIEADSLPDPPLRSTADSPGPQLNNVQTESLPESPPVTNEGSAGCQLNIVRADTALVEVSLGSPSSPTKSSTEPQIYGMPESSTCTSTKSPRDPHLNTIQADIQLLESSPVLLFASEPIALSPESSLLSIQSTSSSESHPSDVLADNPLTGSSPLPTEHYYESQPNRGSTDIQQAEVLPRSSPQPTEDYSKFQRNDMQTDIQLAEILLRSSILPTEHYSESRPNREQIVIQQEEVLPKSSPLPFEDYSNSQSIDIQNDIQQAELLPISASLPTEGSFETQLNIIQTDIQIEERLPLSYSLHPEGSSELQTIMQTDRQQAEVLHIPLSIPSAGSTESQPNDIQSDIHLADLLPKFSSLPNEDSSIPQSNNIQSDIQQTEVILLASYIPTESSADLNDIQPDNVLGHTLPLSTESSAECHIIQVDIPVLEGSSPSSLLTTDHSSDSHASSNRKDVQSPEFMAAAPSTKNSPESQENDSLVHDSSSVPTDGFLDLQLNNVEADIPPQKPPPAPPTEAQPDYVQTGLSVTEFLFVEESSPITTDGSPEPLPHKVQEDSPFIETSLLSSPPSTGNIPDAQLFNTNEICTPLLCIPSDESLPDILKSEGALSESPTVTTCPFNNTSGSVSKPNDGQSLPITLIEEVLHNQFLPPCLPSESSPTSPIRSSSPLSEIVYAEKVVLVEDPHPGSPPVNGNLIALESVPTISPGELEVKPLSHVINIEEVTAIHDVLSSNNITVDEDPPSESKLLHKPLTSNSSEALL